A single genomic interval of Lathyrus oleraceus cultivar Zhongwan6 chromosome 7, CAAS_Psat_ZW6_1.0, whole genome shotgun sequence harbors:
- the LOC127105226 gene encoding pentatricopeptide repeat-containing protein At2g01390: protein MEFGFCKTDLCFQGEQSFASLSSMTRITVSNLDGFLKNLTKTFHSLHQHSNKPITPFRSNTTKKPMKSKKNGSHSPPITKEYMRDVIGNIYRTLKYSSWDSAERELENLPLKWDSYTVNQVLKSHPPMEKSWLFFNWASRLKGFKHDQYTSTTMLDIFGEAGRISSMKQVFHHMQEKGIKIDSVTYTSMMHWLSSSGNVDEAIALWDEMKSKGCYPTVVSYTAFIKILFHNHRVKEATGVYKEMIQSGCVPNCFTYTVLMDHLIGSGKCKEALEIFERMQEAGVEPDKAACNILIEKCSKVGGTEFMTHILRYMKENHFVLRYHIFVEAMEAFKIAGESDTLLRQVNPHFYLDCSFRKKANDSNTVIDDSSANIDKELLFALLKNRKVVAIDHLLQGMMDKKIAVENKVISTVIEVNCNCSRPDGALLAFKYSITLGISLDRTGYISLVGLLNRSNMFPKLVEIVGEMTKAGHSLGIYLASLLIYRLGCARQPSIASKIFNLLPDNHKCIASYTALISVYLSAKRVTKALEIYKNMCRKGICPTLGTYNILVAGLEKNGRYSEAELHRKAKKSLHSNIGSRENLSTEGKICNLLFAGDVIL from the exons ATGGAGTTTGGATTTTGTAAAACAGATTTGTGTTTCCAAGGGGAACAAAGTTTCGCATCATTGTCTTCAATGACCAGAATCACAGTTTCAAACCTTGATGGATTTCTCAAAAACCTCACAAAAACCTTTCATTCCCTTCATCAACATTCAAACAAACCCATCACTCCATTTCGCAGCAACACCACCAAGAAACCCATGAAATCCAAGAAAAATGGTTCCCATTCTCCTCCTATTACCAAAGAATACATGAGGGACGTAATTGGGAATATTTACAGAACCCTAAAGTATTCATCTTGGGATTCCGCTGAGCGAGAGCTTGAAAATCTCCCTTTGAAATGGGACTCATACACTGTGAATCAGGTTCTGAAATCACACCCTCCAATGGAAAAATCATGGCTGTTCTTCAATTGGGCCTCTCGTCTCAAAGGGTTCAAGCACGACCAATACACTTCCACAACCATGCTTGATATTTTCGGTGAAGCAGGGAGGATTTCGTCCATGAAACAGGTTTTTCATCACATGCAAGAGAAAGGGATTAAGATTGATTCTGTTACTTACACTTCAATGATGCATTGGCTTTCCAGTTCTGGGAATGTGGATGAGGCAATTGCCTTGTGGGATGAAATGAAATCAAAGGGATGTTACCCAACTGTTGTTTCTTACACTGCTTTTATCAAGATTCTGTTTCATAATCATAGAGTTAAGGAAGCTACTGGTGTTTACAAGGAGATGATTCAATCTGGTTGTGTTCCAAATTGCTTCACTTATACAGTTCTTATGGATCATCTCATTGGCTCTG GAAAGTGCAAAGAAGCTCTTGAGATTTTTGAAAGGATGCAAGAGGCTGGAGTTGAACCTGATAAAGCTGCGTGTAATATTCTGATTGAAAAGTGTTCTAAAGTTGGTGGGACTGAGTTCATGACCCATATACTTCGGTATATGAAAGAAAATCATTTTGTTCTTCGTTACCATATTTTTGTGGAAGCAATGGAAGCTTTTAAAATTGCTGGTGAAAGTGATACCCTTCTAAGGCAAGTCAATCCACACTTTTATTTGGATTGTAGCTTTAGGAAGAAGGCAAATGACAGTAACACAGTCATTGATGATTCCTCTGCTAATATTGATAAAGAGCTTTTATTTGCTCTCTTGAAAAATAGAAAGGTTGTTGCTATTGACCACTTACTTCAAGGGATGATGGATAAGAAAATAGCTGTAGAAAATAAGGTTATCTCAACCGTTATAGAGGTAAATTGTAATTGTTCTCGGCCTGATGGTGCTTTGTTGGCTTTTAAGTACAGTATAACATTGGGAATAAGTCTTGATAGAACAGGATATATTTCCTTAGTGGGATTGTTAAACAGATCAAATATGTTTCCAAAACTGGTGGAAATTGTTGGGGAAATGACTAAAGCTGGGCATTCTCTTGGAATCTATTTGGCGTCGCTTTTAATTTATAGGCTTGGTTGTGCTAGGCAGCCATCTATTGCCTCGAAGATTTTCAATTTATTACCTGATAATCATAAGTGCATTGCTTCGTACACTGCTTTAATTAGTGTTTACTTATCTGCTAAAAGAGTTACTAAGGCACTTGAAATATACAAAAACATGTGTCGAAAAGGAATTTGTCCTACGTTAGGCACTTATAATATATTAGTAGCTGGTTTGGAAAAAAATGGCAGATATTCTGAAGCAGAACTTCATAGGAAAGCAAAGAAGAGCCTACATTCTAATATTGGTTCTCGAGAAAATCTTTCCACAGAGGGAAAGATATGTAACCTTCTATTTGCTGGGGATGTAATACTTTGA
- the LOC127105228 gene encoding ADP,ATP carrier protein ER-ANT1 yields the protein MVKSPQYDRFSKDFVMGGAAAIISKSAVAPIERVKLLLQNQSEMIKRGQLKRPYLGVANSFKRVFAEEGLVAFWRGNQANVIRYFPTQAFNFAFKGYFKSIFGYSKEKDGYIKWFAGNVASGSAAGATTSMLLYHLDFARTRLATDAVVCHVTGQRQFKGLIDVYRKTLSSDGIAGLYRGFGVSILGITMYRGMYFGIYDTMKPVVLVGAFEGNFFASFLLGWSITTVSGVCAYPFDTLRRRMMLTSGHKIKYNNAMHAFREIVGQEGFLALFRGVSANMLLGMAGAGVLAGYDQLNRISSRHSNNNEANQRVLK from the exons ATGGTAAAATCACCACAATATGATAGATTTTCCAAGGATTTTGTAATGGGAGGCGCGGCGGCAATTATATCGAAGAGTGCAGTAGCGCCGATTGAGAGAGTGAAGCTTTTATTACAAAACCAAAGTGAAATGATTAAAAGAGGACAGCTCAAAAGACCATACCTGGGTGTGGCTAATAGCTTTAAGAGGGTCTTCGCGGAAGAGGGTCTGGTTGCCTTTTGGAGAGGTAATCAGGCCAATGTTATAAGATATTTCCCCACACAG GCTTTCAATTTTGCATTCAAAGGTTACTTCAAAAGCATCTTTGGATATTCCAAAGAGAAAGACGGGTACATTAAGTGGTTTGCTGGGAATGTTGCTTCAGGCAGTGCTGCAGGAGCGACTACTTCAATGCTTTTGTATCATTTGGACTTTGCACGTACAAGATTGGCTACTGATGCTGTCGTGTGCCATGTTACTGGTCAGCGTCAGTTTAAAGGACTAATTGATGTATATCGTAAAACATTATCAAGTGATGGAATTGCTGGCTTGTACAGAGGATTTGGGGTTTCAATATTGGGAATCACCATGTATCGAGGGATGTACTTTGGGATCTATGACACCATGAAGCCTGTTGTTTTAGTTGGCGCTTTTGAG GGGAACTTCTTTGCTAGTTTCTTGTTAGGTTGGAGCATCACAACTGTATCTGGTGTCTGTGCATACCCTTTTGACACACTGCGGCGGCGTATGATGCTAACCTCCGGACACAAGATCAAGTATAATAATGCAATGCATGCATTTCGTGAGATTGTTGGACAAGAGGGTTTCTTAGCTCTATTTCGAGGAGTTTCCGCAAACATGCTTCTTGGAATGGCAGGAGCTGGGGTGCTTGCTGGGTACGATCAGCTAAACCGTATCTCATCTAGACACAGCAACAATAATGAAGCAAACCAAAGAGTTCTGAAATAA
- the LOC127105227 gene encoding tubulin beta chain, producing MREILHIQGGQCGNQIGTKFWEVVCDEHGIDPLGQYIGNSQLQLERVNVYYNEGSTGRYVPRAVLMDLEPGTMDAVRTGPYGQIFRPDNFVFGQSGAGNNFAKGHYTEGAELIDFVLDVVRKEVENCDCLQGFQVCHSLGGGTGSGMGTLLISKIREEYPDRMMLTFSVFPSPKVSDTVVEPYNATLSVHQLVENSDECMVLDNEALYDICFRTLKLTTPSFGDLNHLISATMSGVTCCLRFPGQLNSDLRKLAVNLIPFPRLHFFMVGFAPLTSQGSQNYRALTVPELTQQMWDAKNMMCAADPRHGRYLTASAVFRGKMSTKEVDEQVLNVQNKNSSYFVEWIPNNVKSSVCDVPPRGLSMASTFVGNSTSIQEMFRRVSEQFSAMFRRKAFLHWYTGEGMDEMEFTEAESNMNDLVAEYQQYQDAPVDEDGDDYQEEEDAQS from the exons ATGCGTGAGATTCTTCACATTCAAGGAGGACAGTGTGGAAACCAAATAGGAACAAAGTTCTGGGAAGTGGTATGCGATGAACACGGGATTGACCCCTTAGGACAATACATAGGGAACTCTCAACTTCAGCTCGAAAGAGTGAATGTTTATTACAATGAAGGATCCACTGGTCGTTACGTGCCACGTGCAGTGCTTATGGACCTTGAGCCAGGCACCATGGACGCCGTCCGCACCGGTCCTTACGGGCAGATTTTTCGACCAGACAACTTTGTATTTGGACAGTCTGGTGCCGGAAACAATTTCGCCAAGGGTCACTACACCGAGGGTGCTGAACTCATTGACTTTGTTCTTGATGTAGTAAGGAAGGAGGTTGAGAATTGTGATTGCTTGCAAG GATTTCAAGTGTGCCACTCTTTGGGAGGAGGAACAGGTTCTGGAATGGGAACTCTGCTGATTTCAAAGATCAGAGAGGAATACCCTGATCGAATGATGCTCACTTTCTCTGTCTTTCCATCACCAAAGGTATCAGACACTGTTGTTGAGCCTTACAATGCAACACTTTCTGTTCACCAATTGGTCGAAAACTCCGATGAATGTATGGTCCTTGATAATGAAGCACTCTATGACATCTGTTTCAGAACCCTCAAACTCACCACACCAAGCT TTGGAGATTTGAATCATTTGATATCGGCAACAATGAGTGGAGTAACTTGCTGCTTAAGATTCCCAGGTCAGCTGAATTCAGACCTGCGGAAGTTAGCAGTGAACTTGATCCCGTTTCCACGACTTCACTTCTTCATGGTGGGTTTTGCTCCTCTGACATCTCAAGGATCGCAGAACTACCGAGCACTAACTGTGCCAGAACTTACACAACAAATGTGGGATGCCAAAAACATGATGTGTGCAGCAGATCCACGCCACGGCCGTTATTTAACAGCCTCGGCAGTGTTCAGAGGGAAAATGAGCACAAAAGAAGTGGACGAACAGGTGCTGAATGTGCAGAACAAGAACTCTTCTTATTTTGTTGAATGGATTCCCAATAATGTGAAGTCGAGCGTCTGTGATGTACCGCCAAGAGGCCTTTCCATGGCTTCGACTTTTGTTGGGAATTCAACTTCTATACAGGAAATGTTTAGGAGAGTGAGTGAACAATTCTCGGCCATGTTCAGAAGGAAAGCTTTCTTGCATTGGTATACTGGAGAAGGAATGGATGAGATGGAATTTACTGAAGCGGAAAGCAATATGAATGACCTTGTAGCTGAATATCAACAGTACCAAGATGCCCCGGTTGATGAAGACGGTGATGATTACCAAGAAGAAGAGGATGCTCAAAGCTGA